From Macaca mulatta isolate MMU2019108-1 chromosome 1, T2T-MMU8v2.0, whole genome shotgun sequence, the proteins below share one genomic window:
- the TMEM269 gene encoding transmembrane protein 269 isoform X1, whose amino-acid sequence MVLGLFSIIFSFSRKRHYASWMLLVSFLLDMAVRAMTSHINICSKWGAELNDFAVFTTFGLASALLLGVDGLLSGILAIIYVSAASFHLCFYSPGVPSTYKGLPCPYASCILASTSLLTKGNRFILCCMASLMILFMMDQSYYPYDKILESENWKKLVYMGGVIMLFFSPLSLSAFYCLMWSLSYIFFPDALWGKAACVSPQR is encoded by the exons GAAACGCCACTATGCCTCCTGGATGCTCCTGGTCAGCTTCCTGTTGGACATGGCAGTCAGGGCAATGACCAGCCACATCAACATCTGCTCCAAATGGG GAGCTGAGCTGAATGACTTTGCCGTCTTCACCACCTTCGGCCTGGCCTCTGCTCTGCTCCTAGGCGTGGATGGACTTCTGAGTGGGATCCTGGCCATCATCTATGTGTCAGCTGCTTCTTTCCACTTGTGCTTTTATTCACCTG GAGTCCCCTCCACATACAAGGGTCTACCCTGCCCCTATGCTTCCTGCATCTTGGCTTCCACCTCTCTTCTGACCAAAGGCAACAGGTTCATCCTCTGCTGCATGGCCTCACTCATGATTCTCTTCATGATGGACCAGAGCTACTATCCATATGACAAAATCCTGGAGTCTGAGAACTGGAAAAAATTGGTTTATATGGGAG GTGTCATCATGCTGTTTTTCTCCCCACTGTCTCTGTCTGCTTTTTACTGCCTGATGTGGTCGCTCTCATACATCTTCTTTCCAGATGCTCTGTGGGGCAAGGCAGCCTGTGTTTCGCCACAGCGCTGA